In a single window of the Minwuia thermotolerans genome:
- a CDS encoding ABC transporter ATP-binding protein yields MTETMLEVEDLVVEFGPVQAVSGVSFTLRAGETLGLVGESGCGKSSTARAVMQLPRPTSGSVRLQGMELTRARGEALRAVRPKLQMIFQDPVSSLNPRRTVLEIVAAPLEVVGWGDRGSRRERVVQALEAVGLDSEISLDRRPHEFSGGQCQRISIARALVLDPEVLICDEPVSALDVSVQAQILNLLHDMKDRYNLTMLFISHDLAVVKNICDRVAVMYLGKVVEEADSEALYRHPRHHYTRALLAAVPEPDPGVRPDPVNLMSGELPSPMNPPSGCRFRTRCPRAERKCADVEPPLAEIAPRHRVACHFPIAEPAAGA; encoded by the coding sequence ATGACGGAGACCATGCTGGAGGTCGAGGACCTGGTGGTCGAATTCGGTCCGGTTCAGGCCGTCTCGGGGGTGAGTTTCACGCTGCGCGCGGGCGAAACGCTGGGGCTGGTCGGCGAATCGGGCTGCGGCAAGTCATCGACGGCGCGGGCGGTGATGCAATTGCCGCGCCCCACCTCGGGTTCGGTCCGGCTGCAGGGCATGGAACTGACCAGGGCCCGCGGGGAGGCGCTGCGCGCGGTCCGCCCGAAGCTGCAGATGATCTTCCAGGATCCGGTCTCCTCCCTCAATCCGCGGCGCACGGTGCTGGAAATTGTCGCCGCGCCGCTGGAAGTGGTCGGCTGGGGCGACCGGGGTTCGCGCCGGGAAAGGGTCGTCCAGGCGCTGGAGGCGGTCGGCCTGGACTCGGAAATCTCCCTGGACCGCCGCCCGCACGAGTTCTCCGGCGGCCAGTGCCAGCGCATCTCCATCGCCAGGGCGCTGGTGCTGGACCCGGAAGTGCTGATCTGCGACGAGCCGGTTTCGGCGCTGGACGTCTCGGTGCAGGCGCAGATTCTCAACCTGCTGCACGACATGAAGGATCGCTACAACCTGACCATGCTGTTCATCAGCCACGACCTGGCGGTGGTGAAGAACATCTGCGACCGGGTGGCGGTGATGTATCTCGGCAAGGTCGTCGAGGAGGCGGATTCGGAGGCGCTCTACCGCCATCCACGCCACCACTACACCCGCGCGCTGCTTGCGGCGGTGCCGGAACCCGACCCCGGCGTCCGGCCCGACCCGGTCAACCTGATGTCGGGCGAACTGCCCTCGCCGATGAATCCGCCCTCGGGCTGCCGCTTCCGCACCCGCTGCCCCAGGGCAGAGCGGAAATGCGCGGACGTCGAGCCGCCGCTGGCCGAAATCGCGCCCCGCCACCGCGTCGCCTGCCATTTCCCCATTGCCGAGCCGGCCGCCGGCGCGTAG
- the hisI gene encoding phosphoribosyl-AMP cyclohydrolase, with translation MTEKPGFIDEIAFNDDGLVPAIAQQHDTGEVLMMAWMNAASIAETLATGRVCYWSRSRRSFWRKGESSGHVQRLVELRYDCDGDTLLLLVDQTGPACHTDRRSCFYRAVRGGETVEIMAPEQP, from the coding sequence ATGACGGAAAAGCCGGGTTTCATCGACGAGATCGCGTTCAACGACGACGGCCTGGTGCCGGCGATCGCCCAGCAGCACGACACCGGCGAGGTGCTGATGATGGCATGGATGAATGCCGCGTCCATCGCCGAGACGCTGGCCACCGGCCGGGTCTGCTACTGGTCGCGTTCGCGGCGCTCGTTCTGGCGCAAGGGCGAGAGTTCGGGCCATGTGCAGCGCCTGGTCGAATTGCGCTACGACTGCGACGGGGACACGCTGCTGTTGCTGGTCGATCAGACCGGCCCGGCCTGCCACACCGACCGCCGGAGCTGTTTCTACCGCGCCGTGCGCGGCGGGGAGACGGTGGAAATCATGGCGCCGGAGCAGCCCTGA
- a CDS encoding sensor histidine kinase — protein sequence MSTFWVAHDRGESPEAVQIRVQQMAVIVRRAPLMFLAVAVNAILTAAIGADAQDREIAIAWAGMLTVLSGIGYLQWRTRRLSQTPDYVSDRGPRRLARIAAVQGLLWGGGAAILIPEAPVPEQVIIGLIVAGMGAGGATVLSVVPLAAIGFTVGCVLPVAIRFALIGDAIYLMLTAMNLLFIPVLLVMARSVYISFVDSIRARVANDELLTELSEARMSLLDAIAHSSEGFAQFDEDDRMVVANDRFADFLGIDHERMKPGTAFVDMLRHAALPRRVEEGEVSRTSWIEETMAARSGPGSAQVEEMADGRWVGVYHNRTSRGGMVSTVVDLTAMKQNETELVRAKVEAEAADRAKSEFLALMSHELRTPLNAILGFAELFMDEGFGPLPDPRYRKHASDIHASGAHLLEIINEILDLSKMQAGYFELQESIVDLTEPVRSVVRMLHERADRKHLRLVTDFDPQVPPVVADQRTVKQMVINLVGNAIKFSRTPSDIRISTQLTDSGEVAIAVADRGIGVAAADIPRILQPFGQVESVINRHEQEGTGLGLYLVKQLIELHGGRIEFRSEPGRGSTVTLFLPAERRVDAAAQ from the coding sequence TTGAGCACATTCTGGGTGGCGCACGATCGAGGCGAGTCGCCCGAGGCCGTGCAGATCCGCGTCCAGCAGATGGCGGTTATCGTCCGCCGCGCGCCGCTGATGTTCCTGGCCGTCGCCGTCAACGCCATCCTGACGGCCGCCATCGGCGCCGACGCGCAGGACCGGGAAATCGCCATCGCCTGGGCGGGCATGCTCACGGTGCTCTCCGGGATCGGCTACCTGCAATGGCGCACGCGGCGCCTTTCGCAGACGCCGGACTATGTCAGCGACCGCGGGCCGCGCCGCCTGGCCAGGATCGCGGCGGTGCAGGGCCTGCTATGGGGCGGAGGGGCCGCCATCCTGATTCCGGAGGCGCCCGTCCCCGAACAGGTCATCATCGGCCTCATCGTCGCCGGCATGGGCGCGGGCGGGGCCACGGTGCTGTCGGTGGTGCCGCTGGCGGCCATCGGCTTCACGGTGGGCTGCGTGCTGCCGGTGGCGATCCGGTTCGCACTGATCGGCGACGCCATCTACCTGATGCTGACGGCGATGAACCTGCTGTTCATTCCGGTCCTGCTGGTGATGGCGCGCAGCGTCTATATCTCCTTCGTCGATTCGATCCGCGCGAGGGTTGCCAACGACGAGTTGCTGACGGAACTGTCCGAGGCCCGCATGAGCCTGCTCGACGCCATCGCGCACAGTTCCGAGGGATTCGCCCAGTTCGACGAGGACGACCGCATGGTCGTCGCCAACGACCGCTTCGCCGACTTTCTGGGTATCGACCACGAGCGGATGAAGCCGGGCACGGCCTTTGTCGACATGCTGCGCCACGCCGCCCTGCCCCGGCGGGTGGAGGAAGGCGAGGTCAGCCGCACGTCCTGGATCGAGGAGACGATGGCCGCGCGCAGCGGTCCGGGCTCGGCACAGGTGGAGGAGATGGCCGACGGCCGCTGGGTCGGCGTGTACCACAACCGCACCAGCCGTGGCGGCATGGTATCCACCGTGGTCGACCTGACTGCGATGAAGCAGAACGAGACGGAACTGGTCCGCGCCAAGGTGGAAGCGGAAGCGGCCGACCGCGCCAAGTCGGAGTTCCTGGCGCTGATGAGTCATGAACTCCGCACGCCGCTGAACGCCATTCTCGGGTTCGCCGAACTGTTCATGGACGAAGGTTTCGGTCCCCTGCCCGATCCGCGCTACCGCAAGCACGCCAGCGATATCCACGCCAGCGGCGCCCACCTGCTTGAGATCATCAACGAGATCCTCGACCTGTCGAAGATGCAGGCAGGCTATTTCGAGCTGCAGGAGAGCATCGTCGACCTGACCGAGCCGGTCCGCTCGGTCGTGCGGATGCTGCACGAGCGCGCCGACCGCAAGCACCTGCGGCTGGTCACCGACTTCGACCCCCAGGTTCCGCCCGTCGTCGCGGACCAGCGGACGGTGAAGCAGATGGTCATCAACCTGGTCGGCAACGCCATCAAGTTCAGCCGCACGCCGTCCGACATCCGCATCAGCACCCAGTTGACGGACAGCGGCGAGGTGGCCATCGCGGTCGCCGATCGCGGCATCGGCGTCGCCGCCGCCGACATCCCAAGGATTCTCCAGCCGTTCGGGCAGGTCGAATCCGTGATCAACCGTCACGAGCAGGAAGGGACCGGCCTCGGGCTCTATCTGGTCAAGCAGTTGATCGAACTGCATGGCGGACGCATCGAGTTCCGCTCGGAGCCCGGCCGGGGCTCGACGGTCACGTTGTTCCTGCCGGCCGAGCGCCGGGTCGACGCGGCGGCGCAGTAG